Proteins encoded in a region of the Nitrospiria bacterium genome:
- the ltaE gene encoding low-specificity L-threonine aldolase, which yields MNSRIDLRSDTVTRPTPAMRKAMADAEVGDDVFGEDPTVNRLQERAAELLGKEASLFVPSGIMANQLAVRLLTQPGDEVIIEAQAHIFHYEAGAGGALSGIQFYGLPGARGILEADQVADAIRTDEIYLPPTRLVCLENTHNRGGGTVYPLEKIKAIAKIARRRGVAMHLDGARIFNASIASGISAAKYAESFDTVSFCLSKGLGAPVGSLICTTTDRIPLLRRLRRMFGGGMRQAGILAAAGLYGLKHNIKRLAEDHAHAKKLAMALADLPSISLHPNHVETNIVIFDIAKTRYTPERAVETLKKEGVLVVPFGKMLLRAVTHLDVSAKDIDKAIAVLQKVFR from the coding sequence ATGAACTCCCGGATTGATCTTCGAAGCGACACCGTGACCCGCCCGACTCCGGCGATGCGAAAAGCAATGGCCGATGCCGAGGTGGGAGACGATGTCTTCGGCGAGGATCCCACGGTCAACCGTCTTCAGGAGCGGGCGGCCGAGTTGTTGGGGAAAGAGGCCTCGCTGTTCGTTCCGTCCGGCATCATGGCCAACCAGCTTGCCGTCCGACTTTTAACACAACCCGGCGATGAGGTGATCATCGAGGCCCAGGCCCATATTTTCCATTACGAGGCCGGGGCCGGGGGAGCCCTGAGCGGGATTCAATTCTACGGTCTTCCCGGCGCTCGCGGTATTCTGGAAGCGGACCAGGTGGCCGATGCGATTCGAACGGATGAAATTTATCTCCCGCCCACCCGTCTCGTTTGTCTTGAAAATACGCACAACCGCGGCGGCGGAACAGTCTATCCTCTTGAGAAGATCAAAGCAATCGCCAAGATCGCGCGGCGCCGCGGGGTGGCCATGCATCTGGACGGAGCAAGAATCTTCAATGCCTCCATCGCAAGCGGCATTTCCGCCGCCAAGTACGCCGAGTCTTTCGATACCGTCTCGTTCTGCCTGTCCAAAGGGCTCGGCGCGCCGGTGGGATCGTTGATCTGCACTACGACCGATCGGATTCCATTACTACGACGACTACGGCGGATGTTCGGCGGCGGGATGCGTCAGGCCGGCATACTGGCCGCGGCCGGACTGTACGGGCTGAAACATAACATCAAACGCCTCGCGGAGGATCACGCCCATGCCAAGAAACTGGCGATGGCGCTCGCAGACCTTCCGAGTATCTCACTCCACCCGAATCATGTCGAGACGAACATCGTGATCTTCGATATCGCCAAGACCCGCTACACCCCCGAGCGGGCCGTGGAGACGCTGAAAAAAGAAGGCGTCTTGGTCGTCCCTTTCGGCAAAATGCTGCTTCGCGCCGTGACGCATCTGGACGTGAGCGCGAAGGATATTGACAAAGCAATCGCGGTTCTTCAAAAGGTCTTTCGATAG
- a CDS encoding MATE family efflux transporter, whose product MSRSLLRKQVRREIVALAMPVVLSSLLQRTVSIVDIFLVGGLGANAIAAVGIGQLLVFMALTVIWALSSGTTVIIAQLYGGRRQPEAARIAFQSILLCIFLSILISLFGGFFGQEGARFLGSEPAVIHLADGYLKVIFGAFGFIALVNLLSNILYGVGDTRSPLIAVIITNVLHVLIAYPLIYGLWGAPHLGVVGAATAVGISEAVGVGILLWALYRRGAIHVGLFNLALLKEVIRIGLPVFGDRALQQAGQTFYMKMIMFYGTAAYAAHQVGVSIEALSFMPGYGLSIAATTAVGQSLGANQRDRANLVNWEANRFAVMLMACMGLLFFFFPYILLRLFTSDPEVIRLGTLFLKIAAILQVPLAITMVLSGSLRAAGDTQYLLFTTIVGSWLVRIPLAYIFSVGLGFGLPFVWSVMVVDWFVRMTLLLIRYRSERWHRPSVIPEQAFHELPD is encoded by the coding sequence GTGAGCCGATCACTCCTTCGCAAACAAGTCCGCCGTGAAATCGTGGCCCTGGCCATGCCGGTGGTCCTCAGCAGCCTGTTGCAGCGGACCGTGAGCATCGTCGACATCTTTTTGGTCGGCGGACTGGGTGCGAACGCGATCGCGGCCGTGGGAATCGGCCAGCTCTTGGTCTTCATGGCCCTGACGGTCATCTGGGCGTTGTCATCCGGCACGACGGTCATCATCGCCCAACTGTACGGAGGCCGCCGGCAACCGGAAGCGGCACGCATCGCTTTCCAGTCCATCCTGTTATGCATTTTTCTTTCCATTCTGATCAGCCTGTTTGGCGGGTTTTTCGGACAGGAGGGCGCGCGCTTTCTGGGGTCCGAGCCGGCCGTGATCCATTTGGCGGACGGGTATCTCAAAGTGATCTTCGGGGCGTTCGGATTCATCGCCCTGGTGAATCTCCTCTCCAACATTCTATACGGGGTGGGGGACACCCGCAGCCCTCTCATCGCGGTTATCATCACCAACGTCCTGCACGTGTTGATCGCCTATCCCCTCATCTACGGACTCTGGGGGGCGCCGCACCTCGGCGTCGTCGGGGCGGCCACCGCCGTCGGAATCTCGGAAGCCGTCGGCGTGGGGATCCTTCTCTGGGCCCTCTACCGGCGCGGGGCGATCCATGTGGGACTGTTCAATTTGGCCCTGCTGAAGGAAGTGATCCGAATCGGACTTCCGGTCTTTGGAGATCGGGCGCTGCAGCAGGCCGGCCAAACTTTCTATATGAAGATGATCATGTTTTACGGAACGGCCGCCTACGCCGCGCATCAGGTCGGCGTCTCGATTGAGGCGCTTTCCTTCATGCCGGGGTACGGGCTCTCCATCGCCGCGACCACCGCGGTCGGACAGAGTCTGGGAGCCAATCAACGCGATCGGGCCAACCTGGTTAACTGGGAAGCCAATAGGTTCGCCGTGATGCTGATGGCCTGCATGGGCCTCTTGTTTTTCTTTTTCCCGTACATTTTGCTCCGCCTGTTTACCAGCGATCCCGAAGTCATTCGTCTGGGGACCCTTTTCCTAAAAATCGCGGCGATTCTACAAGTCCCTCTGGCGATCACGATGGTGCTCTCCGGCTCGCTCAGAGCCGCCGGCGACACGCAATACCTCCTCTTCACCACAATCGTGGGAAGCTGGCTCGTTCGGATCCCTTTGGCCTATATCTTTTCGGTCGGTCTCGGATTCGGCCTCCCGTTCGTCTGGAGCGTCATGGTCGTCGATTGGTTTGTACGGATGACCCTGCTCCTGATCCGTTACCGCTCCGAGCGCTGGCATCGCCCCTCCGTCATCCCGGAACAGGCCTTTCATGAACTCCCGGATTGA
- a CDS encoding phosphoadenosine phosphosulfate reductase family protein — MENTINKSYYEKLHLDGKIEQGKQVVRDAFDRFGLEKAVVAWTGGKDSTVMLWLIREVSRERNCAIPDLIFINEGYVFEEVLAFKDRMEREWSLKIHEVKNDDVMRLVRKPGDVVRVSDLSFRNREELKKLNYAEETFVWEPESYVGNHLMKTVAMNLFIESHRITAMYTGVRWDEQSARSNEIYFSPRRTPDHYRVHPILHFREREIWDLIHSRKIPVNPLYAQGYRSLGTKDTTTKTSDLPAWEQDLEHTTERGGRRQDKEGIMERLRELGYM; from the coding sequence ATGGAGAACACAATCAACAAATCGTATTACGAAAAACTTCATTTGGACGGGAAGATCGAACAGGGCAAGCAGGTTGTCCGGGATGCATTCGACCGGTTTGGCCTGGAAAAGGCGGTCGTGGCATGGACGGGCGGAAAAGACAGCACGGTGATGCTCTGGCTGATCCGGGAGGTGAGCCGCGAGCGAAACTGTGCCATTCCGGATTTGATCTTTATTAATGAGGGCTATGTTTTTGAAGAGGTCCTGGCGTTTAAAGATCGAATGGAGCGGGAATGGTCCCTCAAAATTCATGAGGTGAAGAACGATGACGTTATGCGGTTAGTCCGGAAACCGGGCGACGTCGTCAGGGTGTCGGACTTGAGTTTCCGCAATCGGGAAGAGCTCAAAAAGCTGAACTATGCCGAGGAAACCTTTGTCTGGGAGCCGGAGTCCTATGTCGGCAACCATTTGATGAAGACGGTGGCCATGAATCTTTTTATCGAGTCGCATCGTATCACGGCCATGTATACGGGTGTCCGATGGGACGAGCAGTCGGCTCGATCGAACGAGATTTATTTTAGCCCAAGGAGGACTCCGGATCATTACCGTGTCCATCCGATCCTTCACTTCCGGGAGCGGGAAATATGGGACCTGATTCACAGCCGCAAAATTCCGGTGAACCCCCTCTATGCCCAGGGCTACCGCTCGCTGGGGACGAAGGACACCACCACCAAGACCAGTGATCTCCCGGCCTGGGAGCAGGACCTGGAGCATACCACGGAACGGGGTGGACGACGGCAGGACAAGGAAGGGATCATGGAGCGCCTGCGCGAACTGGGTTATATGTAA
- a CDS encoding metalloenzyme → MNHLIYLIIDSARYDSFASAATPNMRNLGHPERRYSYAGWTSPSHFVYLMGMTPHRSPEGVFASEVYKKDYLKWGDRLGIGELAMKDFVPRFWLPQFLKSRGYKTHARVSMPIINPMTILNASFDTYKLMDRYNDFETMINEVSFDSGPAFYLLNLGEAHYPYGIPPEEMPSLHGENGVFKRAGEDVLGHRPESPDLTGYYFEKKHLDLFRARQIAAIEEVDRLMERLFKKCPPGTHIIITSDHGELFGEDGYFGHGPIMHPKVFEVPYIEGKV, encoded by the coding sequence ATGAATCATCTGATCTATCTGATCATCGACAGTGCCCGTTACGATTCCTTTGCATCCGCGGCAACTCCGAACATGAGAAATCTCGGCCATCCGGAGCGGCGATACAGCTACGCGGGATGGACTTCTCCGTCTCATTTCGTCTATCTGATGGGGATGACCCCGCATCGGAGTCCGGAGGGGGTGTTCGCCTCGGAGGTCTATAAAAAGGATTATCTGAAATGGGGGGACCGGTTGGGAATAGGGGAACTCGCGATGAAAGATTTCGTCCCCCGCTTCTGGCTTCCGCAGTTCTTGAAGTCCAGAGGGTACAAAACCCATGCACGGGTTTCGATGCCGATCATCAACCCGATGACCATTCTGAATGCCTCATTCGACACGTACAAACTGATGGACCGTTACAACGATTTCGAAACCATGATTAACGAGGTATCGTTTGACTCCGGTCCGGCCTTTTATCTGTTGAACCTAGGAGAAGCCCATTATCCTTACGGAATCCCACCCGAGGAAATGCCGTCTCTTCATGGAGAAAACGGAGTTTTCAAGCGAGCCGGGGAAGATGTTTTGGGACATCGGCCCGAATCGCCGGACCTGACCGGATACTACTTCGAGAAAAAACATCTGGATCTTTTCCGGGCGCGGCAGATTGCGGCCATCGAGGAGGTGGATCGTCTGATGGAAAGGCTGTTCAAAAAGTGCCCGCCAGGGACTCATATCATCATCACGTCCGACCATGGCGAACTGTTCGGGGAAGACGGCTATTTCGGCCATGGCCCGATCATGCATCCAAAAGTCTTCGAGGTTCCCTATATTGAAGGGAAGGTTTAA
- a CDS encoding DUF3332 family protein, which yields MIVLVCFFVVGCIGPFTLSRSLGKWNAGVGNKWEDELVFLGLVIFHVYTITGLIDVLILNPIWFWKAPNTGPISSENGSKEIVMDKEHRAILTFTEKEKTVRADLFEQGRWIDSIRVTEYTNGSLVAENADGRVHFVSRSLQNGIQQVIDPQGEAVFSYSLLRIERRIVQAQRGIKMAGSRTLTQRMGQY from the coding sequence ATGATTGTTCTTGTGTGTTTCTTCGTTGTTGGGTGCATTGGTCCCTTTACGCTTTCGCGAAGCCTTGGAAAATGGAACGCTGGAGTCGGAAACAAATGGGAAGACGAGCTCGTTTTCTTGGGGTTGGTCATCTTTCATGTCTATACGATCACCGGCCTGATTGATGTATTGATTCTCAACCCGATCTGGTTCTGGAAAGCTCCGAACACAGGCCCGATCAGCAGTGAAAACGGCTCCAAGGAGATCGTCATGGACAAAGAGCACCGAGCCATCCTCACCTTCACCGAGAAGGAGAAAACAGTGCGAGCGGATTTATTTGAACAAGGACGATGGATCGATTCCATCCGGGTGACAGAATACACGAATGGATCCTTGGTGGCGGAAAATGCCGACGGCCGTGTTCACTTTGTGTCCCGCTCGCTTCAAAACGGAATTCAACAGGTCATCGATCCGCAGGGGGAAGCCGTTTTTTCCTATTCGCTTCTTCGAATAGAACGCCGTATCGTTCAAGCTCAACGCGGAATTAAGATGGCCGGCTCGAGGACGCTGACCCAGCGAATGGGTCAATATTAG
- a CDS encoding tetratricopeptide repeat protein: MYDLNTSSANAVNAMTSNMPGADWVPQLKSYGCGATAVLRTAYVLFEQKRYDECTVEVKKVLAVDPDLSTALLMLGNIHLALGQHDDAVTAYRAALKSNDRFSDAHLMLGWVYTVQQRYTEAVWELDMVLKLNSSEIDAYLMLGGIFFKNKEYKRSMKAYQAAQQIDPEMAFAHFMEGKIYLEQGQFSRAEAKFQEALHFDPSLVRVCFELGTVYLETGRYEAASACYKQVSNRSSKNIAIISGLGGIHLRNKEYDKAKICFEEAVRLAPRTALPHLMLGDVYVAQKNYKEAEAEYQEALVLNPSLALAHWKLGIVLYEQGDYPPAVGELQAAMEINPKFQKVANEYREATRNSGSQAASEFWKELLDDPGDETVHHKNFIPSSTRPDR; the protein is encoded by the coding sequence TTGTATGATCTCAACACGTCCAGCGCAAATGCGGTGAATGCCATGACGTCAAATATGCCCGGTGCGGACTGGGTGCCCCAGTTGAAAAGTTATGGATGTGGAGCGACGGCGGTCCTGCGGACTGCGTATGTCCTATTTGAGCAAAAGCGGTACGACGAGTGTACCGTCGAAGTCAAAAAAGTGTTGGCGGTTGACCCGGATCTTTCCACCGCGCTTCTGATGCTTGGAAACATCCATCTGGCCTTGGGCCAGCATGATGATGCGGTTACGGCTTACCGAGCGGCGTTGAAATCCAACGACCGATTTTCGGATGCCCACTTGATGCTCGGGTGGGTGTATACCGTACAGCAAAGATACACGGAAGCGGTTTGGGAGTTGGATATGGTCCTGAAGCTGAATTCCAGCGAAATTGATGCGTACTTGATGCTCGGGGGCATTTTTTTTAAAAACAAAGAGTACAAAAGGTCCATGAAAGCCTACCAAGCGGCGCAGCAGATCGATCCAGAGATGGCTTTTGCACATTTCATGGAAGGGAAGATTTACCTGGAACAGGGGCAGTTTTCAAGGGCCGAGGCAAAATTTCAGGAAGCCCTTCACTTTGATCCAAGCCTGGTCAGGGTCTGTTTTGAGTTGGGAACCGTTTACCTGGAAACAGGAAGATACGAAGCCGCAAGCGCATGTTACAAACAGGTTTCTAATCGAAGCTCAAAGAACATCGCCATCATCTCTGGACTCGGAGGCATCCATCTCCGGAACAAGGAATATGACAAGGCCAAAATCTGCTTTGAAGAGGCGGTGCGCCTTGCTCCCCGGACGGCGTTGCCTCATTTGATGCTCGGAGATGTTTATGTGGCTCAAAAGAATTACAAGGAAGCCGAGGCTGAATATCAGGAGGCGTTGGTTCTCAACCCAAGCCTTGCCTTGGCCCACTGGAAATTGGGAATTGTTTTATACGAACAAGGGGACTACCCACCGGCCGTGGGGGAATTGCAGGCTGCGATGGAAATCAATCCCAAGTTCCAGAAGGTGGCCAACGAATATAGGGAAGCGACCAGGAATTCTGGTTCGCAGGCCGCCTCAGAGTTCTGGAAAGAACTCTTGGATGACCCAGGGGACGAAACGGTCCACCACAAGAATTTTATTCCATCTTCGACGAGACCAGATCGATAG
- a CDS encoding efflux RND transporter periplasmic adaptor subunit — translation MRYLLIRPEDKETIELGAEEYFLCRQLNGKLSFEEIKKRFDEEFHLTLDRDLFEAMIDKLSQEKLFIGNSILVQEAFPNSIDPWAPTKQISFGSPQAILQRLLPLFGWCFSLPFALVSLVLLIPVTYIVYYYGSPFLSIQMRILADFTNFWDILLFAGVSFFLISIPHQFVHGLALVRYGGRVKDCGIRIYLNICPAAYIDFSDFVWVRSKSQRMQIIFAGLFFQLLATEIGFIGWWLTMGWPPFFPLFFLTVGEVGLFAFLVNLTPLTYGDGYLLLAQWLEIPDLRNRVLAAVQSWFPGQSPVIPMTFKERIGFIFCIFLLVPYLLPIYVVMVIAAQYANRFQGIGGVIVVTGAALLLQRPVGAMIEHTAPVRWYKRLLFGKGRGRLIKVWLWSSLLLLMLVPYPYDTGGPIVFFPEQKLEIRPQVVGEIVKVLVKENDFVHQGQTVALLSTRVHQEQLDVQVANLESARSHLQLLQTGATPEAIDKAKQQVETSQVQYDYFRKETDRLRPLFKEGVISEEKFQQVQQERDLNHERLEEAKANLRHVLAGFRPEEIDAAKADVRRLETLVESSRQNMQLTALTSPMDGRITTPYLEDRVGYYLKEGDLFAQVENNNTLQTEVDTPEGNISDVHIGEDVRIKIWTYPYAIFRGKVTSIAPIAIDKGGEKVIRVMVQVPNRDGLLKSNMTGYAKIDAGWKPFGVVLTRVLVRFIMVEVWYWIP, via the coding sequence GTGCGCTACCTTCTTATCCGCCCCGAAGACAAGGAGACGATTGAGCTCGGAGCAGAGGAATATTTCCTCTGCCGACAACTCAACGGGAAACTCTCTTTTGAGGAGATAAAAAAACGATTTGATGAAGAATTTCATTTGACCTTGGATCGCGATCTATTCGAGGCCATGATCGATAAATTAAGCCAGGAAAAATTGTTCATTGGAAATTCCATCCTGGTGCAAGAGGCCTTTCCCAATTCGATTGATCCTTGGGCTCCTACGAAACAGATCAGTTTTGGATCCCCCCAAGCCATCCTGCAGCGCCTCCTACCACTTTTCGGTTGGTGTTTCAGCCTTCCATTCGCTTTAGTTTCCCTTGTTTTGTTGATCCCGGTAACGTATATTGTTTATTATTATGGAAGCCCCTTCTTGAGCATTCAAATGCGAATTCTGGCCGATTTCACCAATTTCTGGGATATCCTGTTGTTTGCGGGAGTTTCCTTCTTCCTCATTTCGATCCCTCACCAATTCGTTCACGGTCTTGCCTTGGTCCGTTACGGCGGTCGGGTCAAGGATTGCGGGATCCGTATCTATTTAAATATTTGTCCTGCGGCTTATATTGATTTCTCGGATTTTGTGTGGGTCCGGTCGAAGTCCCAGCGAATGCAGATCATCTTCGCCGGATTATTTTTCCAGCTGTTGGCCACGGAAATTGGGTTTATCGGGTGGTGGTTGACGATGGGTTGGCCCCCGTTTTTCCCTTTGTTTTTCTTGACGGTGGGAGAGGTGGGTCTATTTGCCTTTTTGGTAAATCTTACCCCTCTTACCTATGGGGATGGCTACCTTTTGTTGGCACAATGGCTTGAGATTCCCGATCTCCGAAATCGGGTCCTCGCGGCCGTGCAGTCTTGGTTTCCCGGTCAATCTCCCGTTATTCCCATGACATTTAAAGAACGCATTGGGTTTATCTTTTGTATATTCCTGCTCGTTCCGTACCTTCTTCCTATTTATGTCGTTATGGTGATTGCGGCTCAGTATGCCAACCGATTTCAAGGGATCGGAGGGGTCATCGTTGTCACCGGGGCCGCGTTGTTGCTCCAACGTCCCGTCGGTGCCATGATAGAACACACCGCACCGGTTCGCTGGTACAAACGGCTGTTATTTGGAAAAGGCCGGGGCCGGTTGATTAAAGTCTGGCTTTGGTCAAGCCTGCTTCTTCTCATGTTGGTTCCGTATCCGTACGATACCGGTGGTCCCATTGTCTTTTTTCCTGAACAGAAACTTGAAATCCGACCCCAGGTAGTTGGAGAAATCGTGAAGGTGCTGGTTAAAGAAAATGATTTTGTGCATCAAGGACAAACAGTCGCCTTGCTGTCTACCCGAGTTCATCAGGAGCAACTCGATGTCCAGGTCGCCAACTTGGAATCCGCCCGCTCCCATTTACAGCTTCTGCAAACCGGTGCTACCCCCGAAGCAATCGATAAGGCGAAACAGCAGGTAGAGACCTCACAGGTCCAATACGATTATTTTCGAAAGGAAACAGATCGGCTCCGTCCGTTGTTTAAAGAGGGCGTTATTTCGGAAGAGAAATTTCAACAAGTCCAGCAAGAACGGGATTTAAATCACGAGAGACTGGAGGAGGCCAAAGCCAATTTGAGGCACGTTCTGGCGGGCTTTCGTCCGGAAGAGATCGACGCCGCGAAAGCGGATGTCCGACGTTTGGAGACTCTCGTTGAGAGTTCCCGCCAGAATATGCAGTTGACTGCATTGACAAGCCCGATGGATGGACGCATTACAACCCCCTATCTTGAAGATCGTGTCGGATACTATTTAAAAGAAGGCGACCTGTTTGCCCAAGTTGAGAACAACAATACTCTCCAAACCGAGGTGGACACCCCGGAAGGGAATATCAGCGATGTTCATATCGGCGAAGATGTCAGGATAAAAATCTGGACATACCCATATGCGATATTCAGAGGGAAGGTCACTTCGATTGCACCGATCGCCATCGATAAAGGCGGTGAGAAAGTGATCAGGGTCATGGTGCAGGTTCCAAATCGGGATGGATTGCTGAAATCGAACATGACCGGCTATGCAAAAATCGATGCGGGATGGAAACCGTTTGGCGTCGTTCTGACTCGGGTGTTGGTTCGGTTTATCATGGTTGAGGTCTGGTACTGGATTCCGTAA